A region of Paenibacillus sp. JNUCC-31 DNA encodes the following proteins:
- a CDS encoding TetR/AcrR family transcriptional regulator has protein sequence MKKGDRTREHIIMKSAEIFNQRGYAGTSLNDIIADTGIKKGGIYRHFASKDEIALEAYNYAASMVASKFSEAVDQEQSASGKLVAFFRVYENVVNDPPFIGGCPMQNTAVESDDTHLELCGQARQGLHSFLDMMKSIIRDGIQAGEFREDLDVDALASFAFSLLEGGILLSKLDGDNKHMLMNKKIFSSYLQQCCLKTG, from the coding sequence ATGAAAAAAGGGGACAGAACACGGGAACATATCATTATGAAATCGGCTGAAATTTTTAACCAGAGAGGATATGCCGGTACATCGCTAAACGATATTATTGCCGACACAGGAATTAAGAAGGGGGGCATCTATCGACATTTTGCTAGTAAAGACGAGATAGCGCTTGAAGCCTACAATTATGCTGCCAGTATGGTCGCCAGCAAATTTTCTGAAGCGGTCGATCAAGAGCAGTCTGCGTCAGGAAAGTTGGTTGCTTTTTTTCGTGTCTATGAGAATGTCGTCAACGATCCACCATTTATTGGCGGATGTCCCATGCAGAATACAGCTGTAGAAAGTGACGATACTCATTTGGAGCTTTGTGGTCAGGCAAGACAAGGGCTTCATAGCTTCTTGGATATGATGAAAAGTATTATTCGTGACGGCATTCAAGCTGGGGAGTTTAGGGAGGATCTGGATGTGGATGCGCTGGCATCATTTGCATTTTCCTTGTTGGAGGGAGGGATTTTACTCAGCAAGTTGGATGGGGATAACAAGCACATGCTAATGAATAAAAAAATCTTCTCCTCCTATTTGCAGCAATGCTGCTTAAAGACCGGTTAA
- the gap gene encoding type I glyceraldehyde-3-phosphate dehydrogenase — protein MTVKVGINGFGRIGRLAFRRIQDVEGVEVVAINDLTNAKMLAHLLKYDTTQGTFHGDIEVHDGSFKVNGKEVKVLAKRNPEELPWGELGVDIVLECTGFFTTKEKAELHLKGGAKKVVISAPATGDMKTIVYNVNHDTLDGTETVISGASCTTNCLAPMAKALHDKFGIQSGLMTTVHAYTSNQNTLDAPDPKGDFRAARASAENIVPYSTGAAKAIGLVLPELKGKLDGASQRVPVPTGSVTELVAVLNTKVTVEQVNAAMKEASDPETFGYTEDEIVSSDIKGITFGSLFDATQTKVLTVGDQQLVKAAAWYDNEMSYTAQLVRTLEHFAKIAR, from the coding sequence ATGACTGTAAAAGTAGGTATAAACGGTTTTGGACGAATCGGACGACTCGCTTTTCGCCGAATTCAAGATGTGGAAGGCGTCGAGGTTGTAGCGATTAACGACCTTACGAACGCTAAAATGTTAGCTCATCTGCTCAAATATGATACGACGCAAGGCACTTTTCACGGTGACATTGAAGTCCATGACGGAAGCTTCAAAGTAAACGGCAAAGAGGTTAAGGTTTTAGCTAAGCGGAATCCTGAAGAGCTTCCTTGGGGAGAGCTTGGCGTTGATATTGTTCTCGAATGCACAGGCTTCTTCACCACGAAAGAAAAGGCCGAGCTTCACCTGAAAGGCGGAGCGAAGAAAGTCGTCATTTCCGCCCCTGCTACAGGCGACATGAAAACGATCGTATACAACGTGAACCATGACACACTGGACGGAACGGAAACCGTCATTTCCGGCGCTTCCTGCACAACCAACTGCCTGGCCCCTATGGCTAAAGCTCTGCACGACAAGTTTGGTATCCAATCCGGGCTGATGACGACCGTTCACGCTTACACGAGTAACCAAAACACGCTTGACGCTCCGGATCCAAAAGGCGATTTCCGAGCTGCGCGCGCCTCAGCGGAGAACATCGTTCCCTACTCCACCGGTGCCGCAAAAGCCATTGGCCTGGTTCTTCCGGAACTGAAGGGCAAACTGGATGGGGCATCTCAACGTGTACCTGTACCAACCGGTTCCGTGACTGAACTCGTTGCCGTTTTGAATACCAAGGTAACGGTTGAGCAAGTTAACGCTGCTATGAAAGAAGCTTCCGATCCAGAAACTTTCGGCTACACGGAAGACGAAATTGTATCTTCCGATATCAAAGGCATCACATTCGGTTCGCTCTTCGACGCCACGCAGACGAAAGTTCTGACAGTCGGTGACCAGCAATTGGTGAAAGCCGCAGCTTGGTACGATAACGAAATGTCTTATACAGCCCAATTGGTTCGTACGCTGGAGCACTTCGCTAAGATCGCTAGATAA